One window of Streptomyces sp. NBC_00273 genomic DNA carries:
- a CDS encoding alpha/beta hydrolase family protein: MSTATTADALGTAVPVLSFSPVVLSVPGRPVDLHVRVSAPATGTSLPVILFSHGHGPSNNLSSLNGYAPLADFWAAHGFVVVQPTHLTSRTLTHLVADAPGAPDFWRSRAEDMTHILDRLDVIENAVPQLAGRIDHTKIALAGHSLGGFTAALLLGAGLTDPETGDVVHLVEPRIKAGVLLAAPGRGGDVLNGPMAEQWPIIGAVDFSTMTAPALVVAGDKDDPRHFTDMGPDWHADPYTLAPGPKALLTLFGAEHGLGGIAGYDAAETTDENPERVATLAQLAAAYLHAQLHPGAATWQIACEALTAGLDPIGQVESK, encoded by the coding sequence GTGAGCACAGCCACCACCGCCGACGCCTTGGGCACGGCCGTCCCGGTCCTGTCCTTCAGCCCCGTGGTCCTGTCCGTGCCCGGACGTCCCGTGGACCTCCACGTGCGCGTCTCGGCTCCCGCGACCGGAACCAGCCTCCCCGTCATCCTCTTCTCCCACGGCCACGGCCCATCGAACAACCTCTCCTCACTCAACGGCTACGCGCCGCTCGCCGACTTCTGGGCGGCACACGGATTCGTCGTCGTCCAACCCACCCACCTCACCTCCCGCACACTGACCCACCTGGTCGCCGACGCCCCCGGCGCACCCGACTTCTGGCGCTCCCGCGCCGAGGACATGACCCACATCCTCGACCGGCTCGACGTCATCGAGAACGCCGTGCCGCAGCTCGCCGGACGGATCGACCACACCAAGATCGCCCTCGCGGGACACTCGCTCGGAGGCTTCACCGCCGCCCTCCTGCTGGGCGCGGGGCTCACCGACCCCGAAACCGGGGACGTGGTGCACCTCGTCGAGCCCCGGATCAAGGCGGGCGTACTGCTCGCCGCGCCCGGCAGGGGTGGCGACGTCCTCAACGGGCCCATGGCCGAGCAGTGGCCGATCATCGGGGCCGTCGACTTCTCCACCATGACCGCACCCGCGCTGGTCGTCGCCGGCGACAAGGACGACCCCCGGCACTTCACGGACATGGGGCCGGACTGGCACGCCGACCCCTACACCCTCGCCCCCGGCCCCAAGGCCCTGCTCACTCTGTTCGGCGCGGAGCACGGGCTCGGCGGGATCGCCGGATACGACGCCGCCGAGACCACCGACGAGAACCCCGAGCGGGTCGCCACCCTTGCCCAGCTCGCCGCGGCCTACCTCCACGCCCAGCTCCACCCCGGCGCCGCTACCTGGCAGATCGCCTGCGAGGCACTGACGGCCGGACTCGACCCGATAGGACAAGTCGAATCCAAGTAG
- a CDS encoding TetR/AcrR family transcriptional regulator — protein MATEGPAGDSPSRSKRADAQRNRETVLTAAAEVFVTSGVDAPIRQIAARAGVGMATIYRHFPTRADLVTAVYQHQIEACAEAGPNLLAIAASPLDALRQWIDLFVDFLVTKHGLADALQSDNDRFAALHAYFLDRLLPVCAQLLDAAVEADEIRPGTQPYELMRGIGNLCIGRDNDPRYDPRRLIALLLQGLQQPQKS, from the coding sequence ATGGCCACCGAGGGTCCTGCAGGGGATTCGCCGTCCCGAAGCAAGCGGGCCGACGCTCAGCGCAACCGGGAGACGGTGCTCACGGCCGCAGCCGAGGTGTTCGTCACCTCCGGCGTCGACGCACCGATCCGCCAGATCGCGGCCCGGGCGGGCGTCGGGATGGCCACGATCTACCGTCACTTCCCGACCCGGGCGGACCTCGTCACCGCCGTGTACCAGCACCAGATCGAGGCATGCGCCGAAGCCGGCCCGAACCTGCTGGCCATTGCCGCCTCCCCGCTCGACGCACTGCGCCAATGGATCGACCTCTTCGTCGACTTCCTCGTCACCAAACACGGCCTCGCCGACGCCCTGCAGTCAGACAACGACCGCTTTGCCGCGCTGCACGCCTACTTCCTCGACCGCCTACTGCCGGTCTGCGCGCAACTGCTCGACGCCGCGGTCGAGGCCGACGAAATCAGGCCCGGCACACAGCCGTACGAGCTGATGCGCGGCATCGGCAACCTCTGCATCGGACGCGACAACGACCCCCGCTACGACCCCCGACGCCTGATCGCCCTCCTCCTCCAGGGACTCCAGCAACCACAGAAGTCCTGA
- a CDS encoding helix-turn-helix transcriptional regulator, with amino-acid sequence MRADRLVATLLFLQERGRVTVPEVAAELEVSERTSRRDLEALAAAGIPVYSQRGRGGGWSLVGGARTNLTGLTADETRALFLVTGPLSATPELRTALRKLVRALPPTMRAQAQAATRAGVVDATDWSRNAVTADATHRSALQSAVVDGIRVRLGYAGIGKPIGERTVDPLGLVAKAGVDYLVAGTDKGLRTFRLSRVTSVEPTGEPVTRPRDFDLATAWRTLSGAFQDGMYAVTARARVHPDALALLQRFLGGRVRVGGPLPDGWTEVWVDGPAAKALAGHLAGLGARVEVLEPPEVRQWLARIAAELTGMYAGEEPQAPHGQ; translated from the coding sequence ATGAGAGCCGACCGGCTGGTGGCGACCCTGCTCTTCCTCCAAGAACGCGGCCGCGTCACCGTCCCCGAAGTGGCCGCCGAACTGGAGGTGTCCGAGCGCACCTCGCGCCGAGACCTGGAGGCCTTGGCCGCAGCCGGCATCCCCGTCTACTCGCAGCGCGGCCGCGGCGGCGGCTGGTCCCTCGTCGGCGGGGCCCGTACCAACCTCACCGGACTGACCGCCGACGAAACCCGGGCGCTCTTCCTCGTGACCGGTCCCCTGTCTGCCACCCCCGAACTGCGCACCGCGCTGCGCAAGCTGGTCCGGGCCTTGCCGCCGACCATGCGCGCGCAAGCCCAAGCCGCGACCCGCGCGGGGGTCGTAGACGCCACGGACTGGTCCCGCAACGCCGTCACCGCCGATGCCACCCACCGCTCCGCGCTCCAGAGCGCCGTCGTGGACGGGATCCGTGTCCGCCTCGGGTACGCGGGCATCGGCAAACCAATCGGTGAACGCACCGTCGACCCCCTCGGGCTCGTGGCCAAGGCAGGGGTGGACTACCTGGTCGCCGGTACGGACAAGGGCCTGCGTACCTTCCGGCTCAGCCGGGTCACCTCCGTCGAGCCGACCGGCGAACCGGTGACCCGGCCCCGCGACTTCGACCTCGCCACGGCTTGGCGGACGCTGTCCGGCGCCTTCCAGGACGGCATGTACGCGGTGACCGCCCGGGCCCGCGTCCACCCCGACGCGCTGGCCCTGCTGCAACGGTTCCTCGGCGGCCGCGTGCGCGTCGGCGGTCCGCTGCCCGACGGCTGGACCGAGGTGTGGGTCGATGGCCCGGCCGCCAAGGCCCTGGCAGGACATCTGGCCGGGCTGGGAGCACGGGTCGAGGTACTGGAGCCGCCGGAGGTACGACAGTGGCTGGCCCGGATCGCCGCCGAACTCACCGGGATGTACGCGGGGGAGGAACCGCAGGCACCCCACGGCCAGTAG